From a single Osmerus mordax isolate fOsmMor3 chromosome 14, fOsmMor3.pri, whole genome shotgun sequence genomic region:
- the rapgef1b gene encoding rap guanine nucleotide exchange factor 1b isoform X1: protein MSGKIESKQDSQRSHLSSFTMKLMDKFHSPKIKRTPSKKGKQLQPEPAVKSTEKPVNKKVSRLEEQEKEVVSALRYFKTIVDKMVVEKKVLEMLPGSASKVLEAILPLVQAEARIQQSSALSSCHNRVYQSLANLIRWSDQVMLDGIDLEDKDNVVAVTTVIKAVLDGVKELVKLTIEKQEQPSPTIPNMPPATAPESSSELPLTELEKEILSKTTPPATPKGAAAHSAEEDVAPPKPPLPGAKMAELSPPPALPPKKRQSAPSPTRVAVVAPMSRGSSLPCSVHRQQQDYEQEYLQRRFSGGSQSYGGDSPRLSPCGSMGKLSKSDEQLSSMEQDSGQCSRNTSCETLDNTENYDPDYDFLHQDLSVGDHLPPAPVGGCLSPLPESHSESSSPVPGQLPSHPRFSAPPPQHSEYWSPQPQGVPGGGAHPLSSRRSAPPALPQKKRRSAQVSPFPDGGSRLLYERYPSQYDNLSEEEMLATPPFPLFTPSPSNGDVFVVQYETGDVPTSPPPLPEKKAKQILQYMQFVEDYSEPQPSVFYQTPQNESIYEQRNKRFQEVYGFNDSFSSTDSVHEPLPPPALPPKQRQLTSHSSSPSSSSSSSLSCHFQPSVVALEEAGPGLGLSMSVSNSYLSGHASLTTPTSLDQASLTNATILDGSGGGPNGSLAGSLGSVAVCLPSESSLTDSLHTSASESANDEGGEGEYVNLYSSSQANGELPLPLREPIAADDVLQDSAPQMPSSNSKEALDKERRQKSTESGQSDEEEVDELSLIDHKEIMSRITLKQENDDGPDVRAGSGDILLVHATETDRKDLVLYCEAFLTTYRTFITPEDLIKKLHYRYTRFCHSPDTFKKRVSKNTFFVLVRVVDELCLVELTEDILKQLMDLVFRLVCNGELSLARVLRKNILDKVEQKKLLRYTNSLKPLAARGVSARPGTLHDFRSHEIADQLTLLDAELFYKIEIPEVLLWAKEQNEEKSPNLTQFTEHFNNMSYWVRSLIIQQEKAQDREKLLLKFIKIMKHLRKLNNFNSYLAILSALDSAPIRRLEWQKQTSEGLEEYCTLIDSSSSFRAYRAALAEVEPPCIPYLGLILQDLTFVHLGNPDLIEGKVNFSKRWQQFNILDSMRRFQQVHYELKRNDDIVSFFNDFSDHLAEEALWELSLKIKPRNITRRRTEREEKT from the exons ctcgGCACTGTCCTCCTGTCACAACCGTGTGTACCAGAGCCTGGCCAATCTTATTCGCTGGTCAGACCAGGTGATGCTGGACGGCATCGACCTGGAGGACAAGGACAACGTGGTCGCCGTCACCACGGTGATCAAGGCCGTGCTGGATGGCGTCAAG GAGCTGGTGAAGCTCACCATAGAGAAGCAGGAGCAGCCTTCACCCACCATCCCCAACATGCCCCCTGCCACTGCtccagagag ctcgtcAGAGTTGCCCCTCactgagctggagaaggagatccTGAGTAAGACCACGCCCCCGGCCACGCCCAAAGGCGCGGCGGCCCACTCGGCAGAAGAAGACGTGGCCCCGCccaaaccccccctccccggggCCAAGATGGCGGAGCTGAG ccctccCCCGGCGCTGCCCCCTAAGAAGCGCCAGTCTGCCCCCTCGCCCACCCGGGTGGCGGTGGTGGCCCCCATGAGCCGGGGCTCTAGCCTACCCTGCAGCGTGCACCGACAG cagcaggACTACGAGCAGGAGTATCTTCAGAGGCGTTTCTCGGGGGGCAGCCAGTCGTACGGGGGCGACTCCCCCCGCCTGTCCCCCTGCGGGAGCATGGGCAAGCTGAGCAAGTCGGACGAGCAGCTGTCCTCCATGGAGCAGGACAGCGGACAGTGCTCCCGCAACACCAGCTGTGAGACCCTGG ACAACACAGAAAACTACGACCCGGACTATGACTTCCTCCACCAGGACCTCTCCGTGGGGGACCACCTGCCCCCCGCCCCTGTGGGGGGGTGCCTGAGCCCCCTCCCGGAGTCCCACAGCGAgtcctcctcccccgtccccGGCCAGCTCCCCTCGCACCCCCGCTtcagcgccccgcccccccagcacTCCGAGTACTGGAGTCCTCAGCCGCAGGGGGTCCCCGGGGGGGgcgcccaccccctctcctcccgtagGAGCGcgccccccgccctccctcagAAGAAGCGACGCAGCGCCCAGGTGTCTCCCTTCCCGGACGGCGGCTCGCGGCTCCTGTACGAGCGCTACCCGTCGCAGTACGACAACCTGTCGGAGGAGGAGATGCTCGCCACGCCGCCGTTCCCGCTCTTCACGCCGTCGCCGAGCAACGGCGACGTGTTCGTGGTGCAGTACGAGACTGGCGACGTGCCCAccagccccccgcccctccccgaGAAGAAGGCCAAACAAa TCCTACAGTACATGCAGTTCGTGGAGGACTACTCGGAGCCCCAGCCCTCGGTGTTCTACCAGACGCCGCAGAACGAGAGCATCTACGAGCAGCGCAACAAGCGCTTCCAGGAAGTCTACGGCTTCAACGACTCCTTCTCCAGCACCGACTCTGTCCACGAGCCCCTGCCGCCTCCTGCCCTGCCGCCCAAACAGAGAcagctg acctcccactcctcctccccctcctcctcctcctcctcctctctctcctgtcacttCCAGCCCTCGGTAGTGGCCCtggaggaggcggggcctggGCTGGGGCTCAGCATGTCTGTCTCTAACTCCTACCTGAGTGGCCACGCCTCCCTGACCACGCCCACG AGCTTGGACCAAGCTTCCTTGACCAATGCCACCATTCTGGATGGCAGTGGGGGCGGGCCCAACGGTTCCCTGGCCGGGTCATTGGGCTCTGTGGCTGTCTGTCTTCCTTCTGAGTCTTCTCTCACCGactctctccacacctcagcG AGTGAGAGCGCCAACGACGAGGGCGGCGAGGGGGAGTACGTCAACCTGTACTCGTCCAGCCAGGCCAATGGGGAGCTCCCGCTTCCCCTCAGA gagccAATCGCAGCTGATGATGTCCTTCAAGACTCCGCCCCTCAGATGCCGTCCTCCAATAGTAAAGAGGCTTTGGACAAGGAGAG aAGGCAGAAGTCTACAGAGTCGGGCCAAAGcgacgaggaggaggtggacgagcTCTCTCTCATTGACCATAAGGAGATTATGAGCAGGATTACACTAAAACAGGAG AACGATGATGGTCCTGACGTGAGGGCTGGATCAGGAGACATCCTGCTGGTTCATGCCACAGAGACCGACCGCAAAG ATCTGGTGCTGTACTGTGAGGCCTTCCTGACCACCTACCGGACCTTCATCACCCCTGAGGATCTCATTAAGAAGCTACACTACAG ATACACCAGGTTCTGTCACAGCCCAGACACCTTCAAAAAGCGGGTCAGCAAGAACACCTTCTTCGTGTTGGTCCGCGTGGTGGACGAGCTGTG TCTGGTGGAGCTGACGGAGGACATCCTGAAGCAGCTGATGGATCTGGTCTTCAGGCTGGTGTGCAACGGCGAGCTCAGCCTGGCCCGCGTCCTCCGCAAGAACATCCTGGACAAGGTGGAGCAGAAGAAGCTGCTCCGATACACCAACTCCCTCAAGCCGCTCGCTGCAAGAGGCGTCTCGGccag ACCGGGGACTCTACACGACTTCCGCAGTCATGAGATCGCCGACCAGCTCACTCTACTGGACGCCGAGCTCTTCTACAAGATTGAG ATTCCAGAAGTGCTTCTGTGGGCCAAGGAGCAGAATGAAGAGAAGAGTCCCAACCTGACCCAGTTCACGGAGCACTTTAACAACATGAGCTACTG gGTGCGCTCTCTGATCATACAGCAGGAGAAGgcccaggacagagagaagctgCTCCTCAAGTTCATCAAGATCATGAAG CACTTAAGGAAGCTGAACAACTTCAACTCGTACCTGGCCATCCTGTCGGCACTGGACTCCGCCCCCATCCGCAGGCTGGAGTGGCAGAAACAGACCTCTGAG ggaTTGGAGGAGTACTGCACATTGATTGACAGCTCTTCGTCCTTCAGAGCGTACAGAGCAGCTCTGGCTGAAGTGGAGCCACCCTGTATTCCATACCT gggtTTGATCCTGCAGGATCTGACGTTCGTCCACCTGGGGAACCCCGACCTCATAGAGGGGAAGGTCAACTTCTCCAAACGCTGGCAGCAGTTCAACATCCTTGACAGCATGAGGCGCTTCCAGCAAGT gcactACGAGCTGAAGCGCAACGACGACATTGTCTCCTTCTTCAACGACTTCAGCGACCACCTGGCCGAGGAGGCGCTGTGGGAGCTGTCCCTGAAGATCAAGCCCAGGAACATCACCCGCCGCAGGACAGAGCGCGAGGAGAAGACCTAG
- the uck1 gene encoding uridine-cytidine kinase 1: MTSMGLMEVERPRHRPFLIGVSGGTASGKSTVCAKIMEMLGQNKVDHRQRKVAIVSQDSFYRVLTPDQKAKALKGQYNFDHPDAFDNELMYRTLKDIVEGRVVEVPTYDFVTHSRLQEKITVYPADVVLFEGILVFYMQEVRDMFHMKLFVDTDSDVRLSRRVLRDMKRGRDLEQILTQYTTFVKPAFEEFCLPTKKYADVIIPRGVDNMVAINLIVQHIQDILNGDICKWQRGSLNSHARGLKRTISEQGELANGIPNPPGKRALLEPSSRPH, translated from the exons ATGACGTCCATGGGGCTGATGGAGGTGGAGCGGCCGAGGCACCGTCCTTTTCTTATCGGGGTTAGCGGCGGGACTGCAAGTGGCAAG TCAACGGTATGTGCCAAGATCATGGAAATGTTGGGGCAGAACAAAGTGGACCATCGTCAGCGGAAGGTGGCTATAGTCAGCCAGGACAGTTTTTACCGGGTCCTGACTCCCGACCAGAAGGCCAAGGCGCTGAAGGGCCAATATAACTTTGACCACCCCG ATGCCTTTGACAACGAGTTGATGTACCGGACCTTGAAAGACATTGTAGAGGGGAGAGTGGTTGAGGTCCCCACATATGACTTTGTCACCCATTCCAG GCTGCAGGAGAAAATCACAGTTTACCCTGCGGACGTGGTTCTGTTCGAGGGGATCCTGGTATTCTACATGCAGGAAGTGAGAGACATGTTCCACATGAAGCTGTTTGTGGATACAGACTCTGACGTCAGGCTGTCACGCAGAG TATTGCGTGACATGAAAAGAGGTCGAGACTTGGAGCAGATCCTCACTCAGTATACCACGTTTGTCAAGCCGGCTTTCGAAGAATTCTGCCTGCCT ACCAAGAAGTATGCTGATGTCATCATTCCTCGAGGAGTCGACAACATGG tGGCCATCAACCTGATAGTTCAGCACATCCAGGACATCCTGAACGGTGACATCTGCAAGTGGCAGCGCGGGTCCCTTAACAGCCACGCCAGGGGCTTGAAGAGGACCATCTCAGAGCAGGGGGAGCTGGCCAACGGCATCCCTAACCCCCCAGGGAAGAGAGCCCTACTGGAGCCCAGCAGCCGCCCGCACTGA
- the rapgef1b gene encoding rap guanine nucleotide exchange factor 1b isoform X2, with protein sequence MSGKIESKQDSQRSHLSSFTMKLMDKFHSPKIKRTPSKKGKQLQPEPAVKSTEKPVNKKVSRLEEQEKEVVSALRYFKTIVDKMVVEKKVLEMLPGSASKVLEAILPLVQAEARIQQSSALSSCHNRVYQSLANLIRWSDQVMLDGIDLEDKDNVVAVTTVIKAVLDGVKELVKLTIEKQEQPSPTIPNMPPATAPESSSELPLTELEKEILSKTTPPATPKGAAAHSAEEDVAPPKPPLPGAKMAELSPPPALPPKKRQSAPSPTRVAVVAPMSRGSSLPCSVHRQQDYEQEYLQRRFSGGSQSYGGDSPRLSPCGSMGKLSKSDEQLSSMEQDSGQCSRNTSCETLDNTENYDPDYDFLHQDLSVGDHLPPAPVGGCLSPLPESHSESSSPVPGQLPSHPRFSAPPPQHSEYWSPQPQGVPGGGAHPLSSRRSAPPALPQKKRRSAQVSPFPDGGSRLLYERYPSQYDNLSEEEMLATPPFPLFTPSPSNGDVFVVQYETGDVPTSPPPLPEKKAKQILQYMQFVEDYSEPQPSVFYQTPQNESIYEQRNKRFQEVYGFNDSFSSTDSVHEPLPPPALPPKQRQLTSHSSSPSSSSSSSLSCHFQPSVVALEEAGPGLGLSMSVSNSYLSGHASLTTPTSLDQASLTNATILDGSGGGPNGSLAGSLGSVAVCLPSESSLTDSLHTSASESANDEGGEGEYVNLYSSSQANGELPLPLREPIAADDVLQDSAPQMPSSNSKEALDKERRQKSTESGQSDEEEVDELSLIDHKEIMSRITLKQENDDGPDVRAGSGDILLVHATETDRKDLVLYCEAFLTTYRTFITPEDLIKKLHYRYTRFCHSPDTFKKRVSKNTFFVLVRVVDELCLVELTEDILKQLMDLVFRLVCNGELSLARVLRKNILDKVEQKKLLRYTNSLKPLAARGVSARPGTLHDFRSHEIADQLTLLDAELFYKIEIPEVLLWAKEQNEEKSPNLTQFTEHFNNMSYWVRSLIIQQEKAQDREKLLLKFIKIMKHLRKLNNFNSYLAILSALDSAPIRRLEWQKQTSEGLEEYCTLIDSSSSFRAYRAALAEVEPPCIPYLGLILQDLTFVHLGNPDLIEGKVNFSKRWQQFNILDSMRRFQQVHYELKRNDDIVSFFNDFSDHLAEEALWELSLKIKPRNITRRRTEREEKT encoded by the exons ctcgGCACTGTCCTCCTGTCACAACCGTGTGTACCAGAGCCTGGCCAATCTTATTCGCTGGTCAGACCAGGTGATGCTGGACGGCATCGACCTGGAGGACAAGGACAACGTGGTCGCCGTCACCACGGTGATCAAGGCCGTGCTGGATGGCGTCAAG GAGCTGGTGAAGCTCACCATAGAGAAGCAGGAGCAGCCTTCACCCACCATCCCCAACATGCCCCCTGCCACTGCtccagagag ctcgtcAGAGTTGCCCCTCactgagctggagaaggagatccTGAGTAAGACCACGCCCCCGGCCACGCCCAAAGGCGCGGCGGCCCACTCGGCAGAAGAAGACGTGGCCCCGCccaaaccccccctccccggggCCAAGATGGCGGAGCTGAG ccctccCCCGGCGCTGCCCCCTAAGAAGCGCCAGTCTGCCCCCTCGCCCACCCGGGTGGCGGTGGTGGCCCCCATGAGCCGGGGCTCTAGCCTACCCTGCAGCGTGCACCGACAG caggACTACGAGCAGGAGTATCTTCAGAGGCGTTTCTCGGGGGGCAGCCAGTCGTACGGGGGCGACTCCCCCCGCCTGTCCCCCTGCGGGAGCATGGGCAAGCTGAGCAAGTCGGACGAGCAGCTGTCCTCCATGGAGCAGGACAGCGGACAGTGCTCCCGCAACACCAGCTGTGAGACCCTGG ACAACACAGAAAACTACGACCCGGACTATGACTTCCTCCACCAGGACCTCTCCGTGGGGGACCACCTGCCCCCCGCCCCTGTGGGGGGGTGCCTGAGCCCCCTCCCGGAGTCCCACAGCGAgtcctcctcccccgtccccGGCCAGCTCCCCTCGCACCCCCGCTtcagcgccccgcccccccagcacTCCGAGTACTGGAGTCCTCAGCCGCAGGGGGTCCCCGGGGGGGgcgcccaccccctctcctcccgtagGAGCGcgccccccgccctccctcagAAGAAGCGACGCAGCGCCCAGGTGTCTCCCTTCCCGGACGGCGGCTCGCGGCTCCTGTACGAGCGCTACCCGTCGCAGTACGACAACCTGTCGGAGGAGGAGATGCTCGCCACGCCGCCGTTCCCGCTCTTCACGCCGTCGCCGAGCAACGGCGACGTGTTCGTGGTGCAGTACGAGACTGGCGACGTGCCCAccagccccccgcccctccccgaGAAGAAGGCCAAACAAa TCCTACAGTACATGCAGTTCGTGGAGGACTACTCGGAGCCCCAGCCCTCGGTGTTCTACCAGACGCCGCAGAACGAGAGCATCTACGAGCAGCGCAACAAGCGCTTCCAGGAAGTCTACGGCTTCAACGACTCCTTCTCCAGCACCGACTCTGTCCACGAGCCCCTGCCGCCTCCTGCCCTGCCGCCCAAACAGAGAcagctg acctcccactcctcctccccctcctcctcctcctcctcctctctctcctgtcacttCCAGCCCTCGGTAGTGGCCCtggaggaggcggggcctggGCTGGGGCTCAGCATGTCTGTCTCTAACTCCTACCTGAGTGGCCACGCCTCCCTGACCACGCCCACG AGCTTGGACCAAGCTTCCTTGACCAATGCCACCATTCTGGATGGCAGTGGGGGCGGGCCCAACGGTTCCCTGGCCGGGTCATTGGGCTCTGTGGCTGTCTGTCTTCCTTCTGAGTCTTCTCTCACCGactctctccacacctcagcG AGTGAGAGCGCCAACGACGAGGGCGGCGAGGGGGAGTACGTCAACCTGTACTCGTCCAGCCAGGCCAATGGGGAGCTCCCGCTTCCCCTCAGA gagccAATCGCAGCTGATGATGTCCTTCAAGACTCCGCCCCTCAGATGCCGTCCTCCAATAGTAAAGAGGCTTTGGACAAGGAGAG aAGGCAGAAGTCTACAGAGTCGGGCCAAAGcgacgaggaggaggtggacgagcTCTCTCTCATTGACCATAAGGAGATTATGAGCAGGATTACACTAAAACAGGAG AACGATGATGGTCCTGACGTGAGGGCTGGATCAGGAGACATCCTGCTGGTTCATGCCACAGAGACCGACCGCAAAG ATCTGGTGCTGTACTGTGAGGCCTTCCTGACCACCTACCGGACCTTCATCACCCCTGAGGATCTCATTAAGAAGCTACACTACAG ATACACCAGGTTCTGTCACAGCCCAGACACCTTCAAAAAGCGGGTCAGCAAGAACACCTTCTTCGTGTTGGTCCGCGTGGTGGACGAGCTGTG TCTGGTGGAGCTGACGGAGGACATCCTGAAGCAGCTGATGGATCTGGTCTTCAGGCTGGTGTGCAACGGCGAGCTCAGCCTGGCCCGCGTCCTCCGCAAGAACATCCTGGACAAGGTGGAGCAGAAGAAGCTGCTCCGATACACCAACTCCCTCAAGCCGCTCGCTGCAAGAGGCGTCTCGGccag ACCGGGGACTCTACACGACTTCCGCAGTCATGAGATCGCCGACCAGCTCACTCTACTGGACGCCGAGCTCTTCTACAAGATTGAG ATTCCAGAAGTGCTTCTGTGGGCCAAGGAGCAGAATGAAGAGAAGAGTCCCAACCTGACCCAGTTCACGGAGCACTTTAACAACATGAGCTACTG gGTGCGCTCTCTGATCATACAGCAGGAGAAGgcccaggacagagagaagctgCTCCTCAAGTTCATCAAGATCATGAAG CACTTAAGGAAGCTGAACAACTTCAACTCGTACCTGGCCATCCTGTCGGCACTGGACTCCGCCCCCATCCGCAGGCTGGAGTGGCAGAAACAGACCTCTGAG ggaTTGGAGGAGTACTGCACATTGATTGACAGCTCTTCGTCCTTCAGAGCGTACAGAGCAGCTCTGGCTGAAGTGGAGCCACCCTGTATTCCATACCT gggtTTGATCCTGCAGGATCTGACGTTCGTCCACCTGGGGAACCCCGACCTCATAGAGGGGAAGGTCAACTTCTCCAAACGCTGGCAGCAGTTCAACATCCTTGACAGCATGAGGCGCTTCCAGCAAGT gcactACGAGCTGAAGCGCAACGACGACATTGTCTCCTTCTTCAACGACTTCAGCGACCACCTGGCCGAGGAGGCGCTGTGGGAGCTGTCCCTGAAGATCAAGCCCAGGAACATCACCCGCCGCAGGACAGAGCGCGAGGAGAAGACCTAG
- the rapgef1b gene encoding rap guanine nucleotide exchange factor 1b isoform X5 codes for MSGKIESKQDSQRSHLSSFTMKLMDKFHSPKIKRTPSKKGKQLQPEPAVKSTEKPVNKKVSRLEEQEKEVVSALRYFKTIVDKMVVEKKVLEMLPGSASKVLEAILPLVQAEARIQQSSALSSCHNRVYQSLANLIRWSDQVMLDGIDLEDKDNVVAVTTVIKAVLDGVKELVKLTIEKQEQPSPTIPNMPPATAPESSSELPLTELEKEILSKTTPPATPKGAAAHSAEEDVAPPKPPLPGAKMAELRAQLSADAAQRRPSQKDNPPPALPPKKRQSAPSPTRVAVVAPMSRGSSLPCSVHRQQQDYEQEYLQRRFSGGSQSYGGDSPRLSPCGSMGKLSKSDEQLSSMEQDSGQCSRNTSCETLDNTENYDPDYDFLHQDLSVGDHLPPAPVGGCLSPLPESHSESSSPVPGQLPSHPRFSAPPPQHSEYWSPQPQGVPGGGAHPLSSRRSAPPALPQKKRRSAQVSPFPDGGSRLLYERYPSQYDNLSEEEMLATPPFPLFTPSPSNGDVFVVQYETGDVPTSPPPLPEKKAKQILQYMQFVEDYSEPQPSVFYQTPQNESIYEQRNKRFQEVYGFNDSFSSTDSVHEPLPPPALPPKQRQLTSHSSSPSSSSSSSLSCHFQPSVVALEEAGPGLGLSMSVSNSYLSGHASLTTPTSLDQASLTNATILDGSGGGPNGSLAGSLGSVAVCLPSESSLTDSLHTSASESANDEGGEGEYVNLYSSSQANGELPLPLREPIAADDVLQDSAPQMPSSNSKEALDKERRQKSTESGQSDEEEVDELSLIDHKEIMSRITLKQENDDGPDVRAGSGDILLVHATETDRKDLVLYCEAFLTTYRTFITPEDLIKKLHYRYTRFCHSPDTFKKRVSKNTFFVLVRVVDELCLVELTEDILKQLMDLVFRLVCNGELSLARVLRKNILDKVEQKKLLRYTNSLKPLAARGVSARPGTLHDFRSHEIADQLTLLDAELFYKIEIPEVLLWAKEQNEEKSPNLTQFTEHFNNMSYWVRSLIIQQEKAQDREKLLLKFIKIMKHLRKLNNFNSYLAILSALDSAPIRRLEWQKQTSEGLEEYCTLIDSSSSFRAYRAALAEVEPPCIPYLGLILQDLTFVHLGNPDLIEGKVNFSKRWQQFNILDSMRRFQQVHYELKRNDDIVSFFNDFSDHLAEEALWELSLKIKPRNITRRRTEREEKT; via the exons ctcgGCACTGTCCTCCTGTCACAACCGTGTGTACCAGAGCCTGGCCAATCTTATTCGCTGGTCAGACCAGGTGATGCTGGACGGCATCGACCTGGAGGACAAGGACAACGTGGTCGCCGTCACCACGGTGATCAAGGCCGTGCTGGATGGCGTCAAG GAGCTGGTGAAGCTCACCATAGAGAAGCAGGAGCAGCCTTCACCCACCATCCCCAACATGCCCCCTGCCACTGCtccagagag ctcgtcAGAGTTGCCCCTCactgagctggagaaggagatccTGAGTAAGACCACGCCCCCGGCCACGCCCAAAGGCGCGGCGGCCCACTCGGCAGAAGAAGACGTGGCCCCGCccaaaccccccctccccggggCCAAGATGGCGGAGCTGAG AGCACAGTTGAGTGCTGATGCTGCCCAGAGGAGACCCTCCCAGAAGGACAA ccctccCCCGGCGCTGCCCCCTAAGAAGCGCCAGTCTGCCCCCTCGCCCACCCGGGTGGCGGTGGTGGCCCCCATGAGCCGGGGCTCTAGCCTACCCTGCAGCGTGCACCGACAG cagcaggACTACGAGCAGGAGTATCTTCAGAGGCGTTTCTCGGGGGGCAGCCAGTCGTACGGGGGCGACTCCCCCCGCCTGTCCCCCTGCGGGAGCATGGGCAAGCTGAGCAAGTCGGACGAGCAGCTGTCCTCCATGGAGCAGGACAGCGGACAGTGCTCCCGCAACACCAGCTGTGAGACCCTGG ACAACACAGAAAACTACGACCCGGACTATGACTTCCTCCACCAGGACCTCTCCGTGGGGGACCACCTGCCCCCCGCCCCTGTGGGGGGGTGCCTGAGCCCCCTCCCGGAGTCCCACAGCGAgtcctcctcccccgtccccGGCCAGCTCCCCTCGCACCCCCGCTtcagcgccccgcccccccagcacTCCGAGTACTGGAGTCCTCAGCCGCAGGGGGTCCCCGGGGGGGgcgcccaccccctctcctcccgtagGAGCGcgccccccgccctccctcagAAGAAGCGACGCAGCGCCCAGGTGTCTCCCTTCCCGGACGGCGGCTCGCGGCTCCTGTACGAGCGCTACCCGTCGCAGTACGACAACCTGTCGGAGGAGGAGATGCTCGCCACGCCGCCGTTCCCGCTCTTCACGCCGTCGCCGAGCAACGGCGACGTGTTCGTGGTGCAGTACGAGACTGGCGACGTGCCCAccagccccccgcccctccccgaGAAGAAGGCCAAACAAa TCCTACAGTACATGCAGTTCGTGGAGGACTACTCGGAGCCCCAGCCCTCGGTGTTCTACCAGACGCCGCAGAACGAGAGCATCTACGAGCAGCGCAACAAGCGCTTCCAGGAAGTCTACGGCTTCAACGACTCCTTCTCCAGCACCGACTCTGTCCACGAGCCCCTGCCGCCTCCTGCCCTGCCGCCCAAACAGAGAcagctg acctcccactcctcctccccctcctcctcctcctcctcctctctctcctgtcacttCCAGCCCTCGGTAGTGGCCCtggaggaggcggggcctggGCTGGGGCTCAGCATGTCTGTCTCTAACTCCTACCTGAGTGGCCACGCCTCCCTGACCACGCCCACG AGCTTGGACCAAGCTTCCTTGACCAATGCCACCATTCTGGATGGCAGTGGGGGCGGGCCCAACGGTTCCCTGGCCGGGTCATTGGGCTCTGTGGCTGTCTGTCTTCCTTCTGAGTCTTCTCTCACCGactctctccacacctcagcG AGTGAGAGCGCCAACGACGAGGGCGGCGAGGGGGAGTACGTCAACCTGTACTCGTCCAGCCAGGCCAATGGGGAGCTCCCGCTTCCCCTCAGA gagccAATCGCAGCTGATGATGTCCTTCAAGACTCCGCCCCTCAGATGCCGTCCTCCAATAGTAAAGAGGCTTTGGACAAGGAGAG aAGGCAGAAGTCTACAGAGTCGGGCCAAAGcgacgaggaggaggtggacgagcTCTCTCTCATTGACCATAAGGAGATTATGAGCAGGATTACACTAAAACAGGAG AACGATGATGGTCCTGACGTGAGGGCTGGATCAGGAGACATCCTGCTGGTTCATGCCACAGAGACCGACCGCAAAG ATCTGGTGCTGTACTGTGAGGCCTTCCTGACCACCTACCGGACCTTCATCACCCCTGAGGATCTCATTAAGAAGCTACACTACAG ATACACCAGGTTCTGTCACAGCCCAGACACCTTCAAAAAGCGGGTCAGCAAGAACACCTTCTTCGTGTTGGTCCGCGTGGTGGACGAGCTGTG TCTGGTGGAGCTGACGGAGGACATCCTGAAGCAGCTGATGGATCTGGTCTTCAGGCTGGTGTGCAACGGCGAGCTCAGCCTGGCCCGCGTCCTCCGCAAGAACATCCTGGACAAGGTGGAGCAGAAGAAGCTGCTCCGATACACCAACTCCCTCAAGCCGCTCGCTGCAAGAGGCGTCTCGGccag ACCGGGGACTCTACACGACTTCCGCAGTCATGAGATCGCCGACCAGCTCACTCTACTGGACGCCGAGCTCTTCTACAAGATTGAG ATTCCAGAAGTGCTTCTGTGGGCCAAGGAGCAGAATGAAGAGAAGAGTCCCAACCTGACCCAGTTCACGGAGCACTTTAACAACATGAGCTACTG gGTGCGCTCTCTGATCATACAGCAGGAGAAGgcccaggacagagagaagctgCTCCTCAAGTTCATCAAGATCATGAAG CACTTAAGGAAGCTGAACAACTTCAACTCGTACCTGGCCATCCTGTCGGCACTGGACTCCGCCCCCATCCGCAGGCTGGAGTGGCAGAAACAGACCTCTGAG ggaTTGGAGGAGTACTGCACATTGATTGACAGCTCTTCGTCCTTCAGAGCGTACAGAGCAGCTCTGGCTGAAGTGGAGCCACCCTGTATTCCATACCT gggtTTGATCCTGCAGGATCTGACGTTCGTCCACCTGGGGAACCCCGACCTCATAGAGGGGAAGGTCAACTTCTCCAAACGCTGGCAGCAGTTCAACATCCTTGACAGCATGAGGCGCTTCCAGCAAGT gcactACGAGCTGAAGCGCAACGACGACATTGTCTCCTTCTTCAACGACTTCAGCGACCACCTGGCCGAGGAGGCGCTGTGGGAGCTGTCCCTGAAGATCAAGCCCAGGAACATCACCCGCCGCAGGACAGAGCGCGAGGAGAAGACCTAG